Proteins found in one Roseimicrobium gellanilyticum genomic segment:
- a CDS encoding ArsJ-associated glyceraldehyde-3-phosphate dehydrogenase translates to MATRIGINGFGRMGRLALRAGWAWPEVEFAHINEIGGDGATSAHLLYFDSVHGRWDRECSGDADNVFIDGKTVSHTSKKDFSEVPWGDLGIDIVLEASGKFRKQEQLEAYFKAGVKKVIVAAPVNTGALNIVMGVNDHLYEPDEHHLLTAASCTTNCLAPVVKVIHEGLGIRHGMITTLHDITNTQSILDKPHKDLRRARASSMSLIPTTTGSATAIGMIFPELLGKLDGVAVRVPLANASLTDCVFEVSRKTTVAEVNSLLEQAANGPLKGILGYETRPLVSIDYKDDPRSSIIDALSTMVTNGTQVKILAWYDNEWGYANRYAELARKVASSLS, encoded by the coding sequence GGCATCAATGGTTTCGGCAGAATGGGACGTCTCGCGTTACGCGCAGGCTGGGCCTGGCCTGAAGTAGAGTTTGCTCACATCAATGAAATCGGTGGCGACGGAGCCACTTCTGCACACCTGCTCTATTTTGACTCCGTTCACGGCCGGTGGGATCGCGAATGTTCTGGCGACGCCGACAATGTCTTCATCGACGGCAAGACGGTCAGCCACACCAGCAAAAAAGACTTTTCCGAAGTGCCGTGGGGTGATCTCGGGATCGATATTGTGCTTGAGGCCAGCGGAAAGTTCCGCAAACAAGAACAGCTGGAAGCTTACTTCAAGGCCGGCGTGAAGAAGGTCATCGTCGCGGCTCCAGTAAACACCGGTGCACTGAACATCGTGATGGGCGTGAATGATCATCTTTACGAGCCCGATGAGCATCACCTGCTGACTGCCGCTTCCTGCACGACCAACTGCCTAGCCCCCGTGGTCAAAGTGATCCACGAAGGATTGGGGATTCGCCACGGGATGATCACGACACTGCACGACATCACGAATACCCAGTCGATACTCGACAAGCCTCACAAAGACCTCAGGAGAGCACGTGCCTCCAGCATGTCACTCATTCCCACGACGACTGGTTCTGCGACAGCTATCGGCATGATTTTCCCTGAACTGCTTGGGAAACTGGACGGTGTGGCAGTTCGCGTTCCGCTCGCCAATGCATCGCTCACGGATTGCGTTTTTGAGGTCAGTCGCAAGACCACTGTTGCTGAAGTAAATTCACTTCTCGAGCAAGCGGCAAATGGGCCTCTCAAAGGAATCCTCGGCTATGAAACGCGGCCCCTGGTGTCGATTGATTACAAAGACGATCCACGCTCTTCTATCATTGATGCGCTGTCGACCATGGTGACCAACGGCACCCAAGTAAAAATCCTCGCCTGGTACGACAATGAGTGGGGTTACGCCAACCGCTATGCGGAACTGGCGCGCAAGGTTGCATCGTCACTCTCCTAA
- the arsJ gene encoding organoarsenical effux MFS transporter ArsJ: MTKNADNSNVRNYAVVTAAYWADTLADGAIRMLVLFYFYQLGYTALQVASLFLFYEVFGIITNLCGGFLATRFGLKSTLFMGLGTQVAALLMLGLMPASSLTVAYVMVSQALSGIAKDLTKMSSKSAVKLVAGESQGRLYKWVAILTGSKNALKGVGFFLGGVMLSFIGFQPAIWTLASIVAAAMLLAALLMKGSLGVSNKKVKFRQIFSPDRKVNILALARMFLFGARDVWFVVGVPVFLSSVLGWKFWQSGGFMALWVIGYGIVQASAPAIVGKPRQQKSAQPDGGTATLLAFVLAFLPAIIAAALWQNFSTTFVVVGGLIAFGIIFALNSAVHSYLILAYTDSDKVAMNVGLYYMANACGRLGGTILSGLLYQLGAARSVNGGLIWCLIASAILVASAGLLSIWLPRGGVKGTVAEAG, from the coding sequence ATGACGAAGAACGCGGACAACAGCAATGTGCGAAACTACGCTGTAGTCACGGCAGCGTATTGGGCGGACACACTGGCAGACGGCGCAATCCGTATGCTGGTGCTGTTCTACTTCTACCAACTTGGCTACACGGCTCTTCAGGTCGCTTCGCTGTTTCTGTTCTACGAGGTCTTCGGCATCATCACCAACCTCTGCGGAGGATTTCTGGCAACTCGCTTTGGTCTCAAGAGCACATTGTTCATGGGACTCGGCACGCAGGTGGCGGCGCTCCTCATGCTTGGCCTGATGCCGGCCAGCTCTCTCACCGTTGCGTACGTCATGGTGTCGCAAGCTCTCTCTGGCATTGCCAAAGACCTTACGAAGATGAGCAGCAAAAGTGCGGTCAAGCTCGTTGCCGGTGAGAGCCAAGGGAGGCTTTACAAATGGGTCGCCATCCTCACTGGGAGCAAGAACGCCCTGAAAGGCGTCGGATTCTTCCTGGGAGGGGTCATGCTGTCTTTCATTGGCTTTCAGCCTGCGATCTGGACTCTCGCCTCAATCGTCGCTGCAGCCATGCTATTGGCTGCACTGCTCATGAAAGGCAGCCTTGGCGTCTCCAACAAAAAGGTAAAGTTCCGTCAGATCTTCTCCCCAGACCGGAAGGTCAATATTCTTGCGCTGGCGAGGATGTTCCTCTTCGGTGCCCGCGATGTCTGGTTTGTGGTCGGGGTGCCGGTGTTTCTCTCGTCCGTTCTCGGATGGAAGTTTTGGCAGTCTGGCGGTTTCATGGCCCTGTGGGTGATTGGTTACGGGATTGTACAGGCGTCGGCTCCAGCCATCGTGGGAAAGCCGAGGCAGCAGAAGTCCGCGCAGCCCGATGGCGGAACCGCGACTTTGCTTGCATTCGTGTTGGCATTTCTACCCGCGATCATCGCAGCTGCTCTGTGGCAGAATTTCAGCACGACATTTGTCGTTGTCGGCGGGCTCATAGCTTTCGGCATCATTTTTGCCCTCAATTCCGCAGTTCACTCCTACCTCATACTGGCATACACCGATAGCGACAAGGTCGCAATGAATGTAGGACTTTACTACATGGCCAACGCCTGCGGTCGACTTGGCGGGACAATTCTCTCGGGCCTCCTTTACCAGCTGGGTGCCGCCCGCTCAGTGAACGGCGGACTAATCTGGTGCCTGATTGCCTCGGCTATTCTCGTCGCCAGCGCCGGCCTGTTGTCGATCTGGCTTCCCCGGGGAGGCGTGAAAGGGACCGTAGCTGAAGCAGGATAA
- a CDS encoding ArsR/SmtB family transcription factor yields the protein MKDLIAFNHALSDDKRWRILQLIMSEALCVCEIADIMKMPQSSVSSHVQVIKKADLLDSERREKWIYYRVQSKHRALLNSIANYFGVSPESEPVMRADAKHAEKRLAKREASCCPRPEELASKIPIKKPTKAGKP from the coding sequence ATGAAAGACCTAATCGCATTCAACCACGCACTCTCCGACGACAAACGCTGGAGAATCCTGCAACTCATTATGAGTGAGGCACTTTGCGTGTGCGAGATCGCGGACATCATGAAGATGCCCCAGTCATCCGTCTCAAGTCACGTCCAGGTGATCAAAAAAGCCGACCTGCTGGACAGCGAGCGGCGCGAGAAGTGGATCTACTACCGGGTGCAGAGCAAGCACCGAGCTCTTCTCAATTCGATTGCCAATTACTTCGGCGTTTCGCCAGAGTCCGAACCGGTGATGCGGGCGGACGCGAAACATGCCGAAAAGCGCCTCGCCAAACGTGAGGCAAGCTGCTGCCCAAGACCGGAAGAATTAGCCAGTAAAATCCCCATTAAGAAACCAACGAAAGCAGGAAAGCCATGA
- a CDS encoding DUF6428 family protein — MNLHELKTLLRDNAGKHFRLKLPDGDPVPVSFHVTEVGRVQKTFIDCGGKFRESVACQLQIWVGEDVEHRIEAQKAAAILEKAKTFLPDETIPVEIEYEKDVISQYTIEGSESHADSLVLTLAPKHTQCLAMELCGVPDKSKKEEAACCTPSSGCCA; from the coding sequence ATGAACCTACACGAACTGAAGACACTCCTTCGCGACAATGCCGGAAAACATTTCCGCCTCAAGCTGCCCGACGGCGATCCTGTGCCGGTTTCATTTCACGTAACTGAGGTGGGCCGCGTTCAGAAAACCTTCATTGACTGCGGAGGTAAATTCCGCGAGTCAGTTGCCTGCCAGCTTCAGATCTGGGTAGGCGAAGATGTTGAGCATCGCATCGAAGCGCAAAAGGCGGCCGCTATCCTTGAGAAGGCCAAAACATTCCTTCCTGACGAGACTATTCCCGTCGAGATCGAGTATGAGAAAGACGTCATCTCGCAATACACCATTGAAGGGTCTGAAAGTCACGCTGACTCCCTAGTGCTGACTCTGGCGCCCAAGCATACGCAGTGCCTTGCGATGGAACTTTGCGGCGTACCCGACAAGTCCAAGAAGGAGGAGGCAGCTTGTTGCACGCCGAGCAGCGGATGCTGCGCATGA